In the genome of Equus przewalskii isolate Varuska chromosome 29, EquPr2, whole genome shotgun sequence, the window CAAGCCTTTGCTTGTGCGGTCTCCTGCCAGGTGTGGGTGCACTGCCactgccctcccctctgcctctgggtcctttccagccccactcagctagCCCTCCGTCCTCTGCAGGCTGTGTGATGGGCAGCCCGCAGGactgcctgcctgcctggcctCCCGGAGCTGGATGGCAGAACAACATGAGGGCCGGCTCAGAGTCTATCTCCCCTCCTGGAGGGTGGCACCGGCACTATGCATGGCTGAGTCCCTGCCCCTCACGGGCAGGGTTAAGCGGCACCCAGTAAAGTCTTCTGAAACCATCCGTCCCAGATGTGACCTCATTCACCTGTTCAGCAAGCCGCCTCGGTGCTGACACAGCAGAGAACACTTAACACAGCATCTGATGCCTGCTCCTATTATCCCATTAAACAGATGGGAAAACGAACGCACGGAAAAGAGAAGGCGTGGCCAGGGCAGGATGGGAAGCCAAACTGTCGGGCTCCAGGGTCCACAGACTTGACCACCACGTCACACCACTCTGCCAGTGAGCTGCACCCCAGTCTGGCTCCAGTCTGTGGTCTGACACCCGCGGAGCCTGTATTGGACTGAAAGGAATGGGGGGCTGGGAGAAAGGGAGCGGGCTTCGCAGCTTGTAGAACTCAAGGTCTAAGCGAGTCTCGGGGCATTTAAGGCCTGTGAGATCGGACTTCCCCCAAACTCCCGCAGGGAGCGGCTGGAGAGCCCAGGAGCAGAGTTATCAGGTCAGGGCGCCCCAAGGCCACGCGGGGagccagtgggggaggggagggcggcaGAAGACCCGAATCACCTCTCCCGGGCAACCCGCGCATTCCCGGGCGCCCCTGCCCCCGGGCAGCAGGCAAGGGCCTGGCCTGGCGCCCCCTCCGGCTCTGGCCGCCGCTCGGGGCGGCAAGATCGGTGCCCGGGAGGggggcccggccccgcccgcggGCGGGAGGAGAGAGGCGGGGGGAGGGAGCGCGCCcacaccccgcccccgccccggagCCAGCCCGCGGAGCCCGCGGCCAGAGCGGCGCAGACCGGCCCAGCCACTCGCCCGGGCTGCTCGCCGGGACGCGCCGCCGCCGCGTCCGCCCTtccacccccgcccccggcctcgCCGAGAGAAGGTAACAGCGAGCCGGCCCGCGGGTCCTCGAGCCCCTGCCGGGCGTGCACTCCTGCGAGGACTCTGCGCCCTCCTAGGCTCTCGGGGGCTGGGACCGGGGCAGGGGGCCCGCCTGCCCAAGCGCGCCCGGGTGCCAAGAGAAAGGCCCGGAGCGCTGGCTGAGGGAGAGCCACGGGGACGCTCCAAGTTTTGGGTTGTTTTGTAATATTCCAGGCGGGCGGAGGGGGCAGAGAATTGGAGGGGGTGAGCTGTGGACACGGTTGCGGGAGGAGGGGGCGAGCGGGCCGTCTCCGCTCTTTCCTGCccagggggaggaagggaaggagcgGGGAGGGGGCGACTTGTCGGCCGGCCGGGAGGCCGGCGCGGAGAGCgggaagtggggggtggggggaccgCTGGGGAGATGGACCAGgcaccctgccccctccccaaccgCCGCATTCCAGGCCTGAACAGTGCATGAGGTCATCCTGTCCGGGTCCCTTCGGGCCAAGGCAGCCGCTGCCCCCTTCCCCCGCGGAGCGACCCTCCGCATTCTACCCCTGCCTCCCAGAGGGAATGCTTTGTGGCTACAGTCTTTCCCGGACTTCCAATCCCGAAGGCCTTTGAGATTGTTCTGTTCTTGCCGAACCATGCGAGACCCGCGGAGTGTGAAGCCCATTTTCTGGgccgggaaactgaggctcagagaggcgaaaGGACTGTCCCAGAGGCCGCAGCCGCACGAAAGGCGGCGTGGGGCCTGGAAGCCGGGCGTGGGGGAGACTCGGCCCGCAGCCGCTCCGCCACGCGGAGTCGACGGCTGATTCAGCTCTCACTTGGGCTGATGCCGGCAAGcagcttctctcctccccttcctccttcctccccctggCCCGTGGTGCCCCCTCCTCCTACCCCCTCAGAGTCCTGAGAACCGGGTCCCCGCTGCCACACTGGACGGCTTGCTGCCCCCTTTCGGGGCTCCTCCTGTCTCCACCTTGAAGCGCTGGACTTTGAGGGGCATGAGAAACCTCCCTTCCGGGAGTTAACCCCTTATTCCTGAGGCCAGAGCAGCCCTAACCCAGACAGGGTCCCGCTCCAGCAGCGGGAGTGCTTTTACAGCTGGACACTGGCGGGAAGGGGGCTGTGGGCTCGCGAGTGGCCTCCAGGATGAGAGGCGGTGCCGGTGGTGCACGTGGGCGGCCTGCGGGTGACCCCCAGGTGAGCGCCGGGGTGCGGCCACCCCCGCCCACCCCGATACCCGGGTCGGACAGCccctggcctcccccagccccgtgTGCCTCCACAGCGGCCCCTGTTGGCCTCTCCTAGCGCATGCTCCCTGCTTCGGCCCCAAACCTTGTCCTTGCGGTCATTACCACCGCTGAGTAAGCTCCTACCCAGTGCCCAGGCCTGACTGTCTTCGGTAGGGTAAATATGAGGACCTGGGACACTGAGGCTGCATGGTGACCACCCTTGCCCAGGTCGCAGTCACTGCATCTGCTGGGCTGTCTCCCAGGCCTGCTCTTCCCCTGCTCAGCCACTGGGCACGGCCTCCTCCAACACTGCCCCCTCCAACACCGCCCCTGGGGGGATTTCCAGCCACATCACTTTTTTTTGGCTCTGTGACCTGGGTCAAGTCCATTCCCTTTGTGTGCCTcggttttttcatctgtaaaatgggcattgtGAGCATTGGCAGGTAGTATTCCTGGGCTGGTGAGGGGAGAGAGCCTTGCCCCAAGGACACCAGAGCCCAGCTTACTCTGGGGCCAGGTAGGGCACACCTGATCGCCAGCATCAAGTGCCAAATAGCTGCCACCAAGGGTCCCCAGAATGAGAGTTGTTAGCATAAGGATGTTGGATTTGAATGCAGGGCTGCCCTGCCCCGGGCTCTGAGGGTTAATTACAGTACCTTCCACTGTACAACTCCCCTGGGAGGGCCCAGCCTTCACTGTGCTGCGGTTCCAGTTTCCACGTGGGAAAACGGGTCCCCAGTGGCAgtgccctgtccctgccccacAACGCAGCAGGGCCTCCCACTGCAGTGGGCAGAGTGGAGGCCTCCTGGAGGTCTCAGAGGCATGTAGCAGGTGGGACTGTCAGAAGATTGGGGCGCAAGCTGGTCTCCCAGGTCAAAGTGGCCatgggggctgggagagaggtGCATGTGGCCACTAGCAGACACAGTGACCCCTCCACATGACATTTCAGAATGAGTCCCCCCAGAGATTCATCCATctcagcagagcatgcaaacctgcCACGTGCCACATACCTGCCacgtgaccttggccaagtccctTCCCTCGGAACCTTGGCGCTCCCTGTGAACGGGCTAACCCTCCCGCCTTGTGGGGCCGTTGGAGGCTCAGATGACGTCATGGGAGGGCTGGCCAACTGCAGAGCGCTTCATAACTTCAGCAAACATTCCACGAGGACTTCTCGGTGCCGGGGGTGCCAGGGAAAGGATGATTCAGAGCCCCCCCCCCAGGGGGAGGAGTTAGGTTTGGGGGGAGGATCAGTtggtgggaagggaagagaatgtagtcagaaaacaaagcaagcttTGTCTtattgctttctttgtttttatcttgttatttaacctattttgaatttcaaataacgCTCAAAGGGCAGTACAAAGATTTTTATCCTTGGAGGTGGCAGCAGAGTTGTAGAAAAAAGCCTTGACTCAGATCTAGGTGTTTTCGCTAAGGATCTTTATCAGCTTTCGTCACCTGAGGTCCCAGGCCCGGTggaggtaagtgacttgcccaaggtcacaccgtGAGGCCGCTGACCCCCGCTCCTACCTCACTGGGAAGGTGGCAAGGGGTGATCCTTTGGCTTGAAGGTTATCGCAAAGACCTCCCGTGACGAAACCGGAATTAATTTGGCACTTGCCGTGTGCAGAGCCCAAGCTGGgcgctgggagggaggaaggccgAAAATCCAGGCAGCTGCCCCACCCTCGGCACGTGGTGTGCATCTGGGGAGACAAGGctgggctccagagcctgtgaGGGGCCATGTGAGTCAGAGGCTCTGAGTTCGAGTCTCAGCCAACTCTCTcaatgtgaccttgagcaagcttgacccctctctgggccacaggAAAACCAGAGGTCAGACCCACAGGCTCATAGGCGTCCTCCAGCCTGCGCTTTCTGTGATACTGGAAGGGATGAGGTCGGACCAAGGGAAGCTGAGAGAAGattggggctgggggcggggggcggagaTTAGAAGGGGAGGGAGTGGGCAAGGAATAGCTTTTGGCACCAGCTGAGCTTCTTCTAAAACTTGCTCCCTGACGACAAGGCTCCTACATCAATTTGACAAACTCTGACAAAGTTCTTCCCTGCGGGCCTTGTCAGAGCCTTGAATATGCTCAGACATGCAGGAGGCAGCTGGCAAAAGCCATTTTGGAGCACAGGAGCCTTTTTCCAGGAAGCACCTTGAAGGCGGAGGGTTCTGAGGAACCTCTGCGCGCGCTGTTTACAGAGCAGTGCGCACAGCTTGGGCGGGTCTGCCGGGCCTCTCTGAGTGGAAGACAGTTTAACCCACAGGGGAGGGAGATGAATTGCTCAACCTGCCAGCAGGAAGCAGTGTAGCTTGGGGCTTAAGGGCTCTGGGTTTGGGGGGCCCTGCTTCACCATTTCCTAGTGTGTAGCCTCGGGCAAGTCACtgtgcttctctgtgcctcagtttctcctctcaaATCTGGTACCTCCCTCGGGGCTGTTGGGTGGGTTACATGAGTGATGAATGGAAGTCACTGGCGCTTAGTAGGTGCTTCATGAACGGGCCCTGTGTAATGACCATTCGTACTCTTTACTGATGCACATGCTACGTGGACAGCTCGATGAATTTTTGGGCCCCCTCCTGGTCAATACGGCTCAAAGGCAACCGCAATTCTGATTTCTACCAGTATCTTTTAGTTTGGCCTGTTTTTCAATGTCCTGTACATGGAAGCATAGTGTGTCCTCCTCTGTGCGTCTGCTTGGCACTTTGTTGGTGATCCCATCCCTGTGGTTGGACATAGTTGTTGGTTCTCTTTAGCTGTTATCTATCATTTGGACCCCGATCCCCCAGGCCCaccatctctcttctctgtgtctttctctcagGTCTCCACCCCCGGGCGGAAGAGGGTCTGTCCATGTCTGAGACACGCCTCGTGCCTTCTCTGTCCTCGGACTGAGCTCTCTGTCCTTGGACAGAACGTCTGCAGCTGCTGCCGCGGGGCCAGGAGCTCAGCCTCAGGGAGAGAAAAGCCATGGACCCCCCACAGCCTCAGCATTTGGGGGCCGCACCTTAGCAGAGCAGAGGGGCAGCCTCCGTCCGCCCCGttccagggaaggagggagctgagAAGTGGACCCTGAGCCCAGCGCTCTGCCCCGCCCAGGCCCCGGGTGGGCATGGACCCGCAGCCGTGAACAGCCAGAGCTGATGCCGGGCCCCCAGGGGGCCGGAGGAGCCCCCATCATGAGCCTTGGCAAGCTCTCACCAGTGGGCTGGGTGTCCAGCTCGCAGGGGAAGAGGCGGCTGACTGCAGACATGATCAGCCCCCCGCTTGGGGACTTCCGCCACACCATGCACGTGGGCCGCGGCGGGGATGTCTTTGGCGACACCTCCTTCCTCAGCAACCACGGTGGCAGTTCCAGGGGCAACCACCGCTCACCCCGCAGCTTTCTGGCCAAGAAGCTGCAGCAGGTGCGCAGGGTGGGGGCGCCACCCCGGCGGATGGCTTCGCCACCCGCGCCCtcgcccgcgccgcccgccgtCTCCCCCATCATCAAGAATGCCATCTCCCTGCCCCAGCTCAACCAGGCCGCCTACGACAGCCTCGTGGTGGGCAAGCTCAGCTTCGACCGCAGCCCTGCCAGCTCCACGGACGGCTGCTCCGGTTACGGTGAGGCGGGGCCATGTGCCCATTTTTCAGATGCTGAGGCTAGAGGGTTCGACGGTTCAGTGGGAGCTTACCATACCCACAGTAGTTTGGTCACACTATGGAGGTCAGGCCCAGACCCCAGACCATGGATGGGGAGGGGGTTCGGGGGCGGGAACCCCTCCTCAAAACCCACTGAGGTTGAGAGGTCAGGAAGTGGGGTTTgacttctccctgcccccaacttgCCTCCCCGTCTCTGGGCCCTCGGCTGGGCCCATCCACCCCCTCCTGCCCTTTCAACCGAAGCTGCCCCTTGGGTCAGAATGATGTAGGGGAGAGACTAAGAGCCTGGGCCCTGGATTCAGATGCTGGTTCTGCCTGATTCCCAGCGAGCCGAGTGACCTCTGTGATGTCAAGCCCCGGCCTGTATAATGGGTTCCTTAGGGTCATTGCTAAGATTCAGTGTATCGGGTGTGGCCCAGAGTCTGGCACATAAGAAGTGCTCGGGACACAGGAGCTGTTGTGTTGTTATTCAAACAGAGGTTCCTATAACTTGACAAATTTGGAAAAGCACTCACATGGACCGAAGCCTGAGGCCCTTCCTGGCCTGGTAGGGAGTGGCAGGTGTCACCTTGCTGGCCGGATAGCTCACCTGGGAACCAGGGCCcctgctgccacctggtggccatTCCCTGCCCTGTGGCTTTGCCCAGCCACCAGGGGCTTCCGCCAGTGCTCCCTTCCGCTCCAGGGGCGCTGCTCAGAACCCGACGGAGGGCTGGTCCACAGTAACCCCACTGTGTCTCAGGCCTGGTGGTCCTGGAGCCGGGGGCTGCACCAGAAGACCCTCGGAGGGCAGGCACCTGTGCCTTGAGTCTGATTTCTATGCAGTCAGACTCCGGCTGCTGGTTCCATCCCTATGCCCACAAACCAGCCCACATGCTATGGGTTCACCTGCAGCCATCGGCCACTGTCATGGCAGGGGACCCGGGGCCATGGCCAAGTTCACAGCCGGAACTTGAGTCAGGAGATTTGAGCTGCAGGCTTGGCTCCACCCTGTCAGACGCTGTGGCCCTGAGCAAGCCCTTCTCCTCATCCCAATCTGAGCCccactttcttcatctgcaaaatggggatgaggaTTCTGTCAGTTTTCAGCTTCCAAGGTTGACGGGAGGATCACACGGGAGACTCCGGGGTTCACTATATTGGAAAGATGGAAGAAACGGAGGCCAGATGGGGGCTGACTGGGGGAGGCCACATAGCAAGCTGGGGTTGGTCctggctctcccctccccagctcctggttgGGACCCCAGCTATGACCCTGCTCCCTGTTTCTCTTCTAGGCCCGGACTCTGGGTTTTGCACCATCTCCCGCCTGTCTCGCTCGGAGAAGCCTCGTGACCGAGACCATGAGAGCTCCTTCCCCCCTGAGCCCGAGCTTCGCCGCTCTGACTCCCTCTTGTCCTTTCGCCTGGACCTCGACCTCGGGCCCTCTCTCCTCAGCGAGCTGCTGGGGGCCATGAGCCTCTCTGACGCCTCTGCAGcagaggccccagccccagccccagcccttgcCACAAATCCATCAGCCACTGCTACAAGCCCCCTGGCCCCTGCCACagtccccccagcccctgccacaaGCCCCCCACCCCGTGGACACTGCCCCAATGGGGTAACCACTGGGTTGGGCCCGCTGGCTGAGGGGAGGGCCAGCCCGGTAGGAGAACGTCCCCTCCCACCTGCTGACATGGCTCCCGGCAGGCAgtggggagcaggctgggggGGCAGCCACCACTACACTGCGACGGATGCTAGGCAGGAGCTGGTGGGGGTGCTGCCCCAGACTCGGGCCTCTTGGGAGAGCATGGATGACGAGTGGGGAGCCCCCCGGGCAGGCAGCAGGGCCCCCGTGCCCAGCACAGTGCAAGCAAACACCTTCGAGTTTGCCGATGCTGAGGAGGACGACGAAGTCAAGGTGTGAGTGGCCAGCCATGGGCTCAGGACGCTGCCCAGCCTCGGGGCACAGCCCGCGAAGAGCCCAGGTGCATAGCCAGTGCCTCACCTGACGGCTGGGTCCTGCCGACGACATGGGAAAACCCAAGTCGCCTCCAAACCCCTCCGCACCTCTGCAGGACAGGCACAGGAGGGAGGCCGGAGGAGACCAGGCTTGTTCGGGGACCTGGGTGTTCCCATGGACCTCGCCAGGCTGCCCCGCCTCCCCCCACTGCCCCTCTGGACCCAGTGGCCATTCCGTAGGCCCACCTCCTACCCTGTGCCACCCCCACCAGCTGGAGGGCGCAACCTCACAGAGCAGCCTTTGTGCTGGGGAAGCTGTCcttgctggggggcgggggggcctgACACACAGGGCCTTTGTCTCCCGCCTGCCCCAGTCCATCCCGGAGCTGCCCCCAGCAGGGTCCCCGCTGCATCCCTGAGAGCCCCAGCCCTCCCTAAGCCTGCTTCCCCAACATCCCAGCCCCCACTGGTCCCAGAAGCCTCAGAGAAAAGTCAGGGGGACCTCACACGAGAGGAACCCCACCTTCCTGTGCACCCCGGACCTGCGTCCTGGCCCTGATTAAAAAGGCTTTTTTGATAAAAGGTGTCCTTCAAGATGTTTGAGAACCTGGGAAAACAACGTCAGCTCCACCTGCTTAAATACTCTCGGCATCCAGTTTGGGAAGCCAAGGACCccccccagggcccccagggaCGGGCAGGGCCGAGGCGGGGGGTAATGAGTAACCAGCCTGGAATGAAGCTTCCGCAGTAAGAGGCCAGGTGGGAGCTCTTATCTGCAGTTCCGGGAACAGCCCCTCGCCCAGGTGCCTGGGACCAGTGTCTGCCCCATAATCCCACAGGGCAGCTTGGCACTCGCCCCGGTGATAACAGGGGCCAGGTAGGCAGGAGTGGGTGCTTAGGGGTTTTGAGAGCATGTCACAACCCCTCTTTGGCAGTCATACggctttctgcctcagtttccttttctgtatccTGAGGATGCTGGGAGCACTAAAATGCATGGAAAACACTAACCACAGTTCCTGCCACAGAAAGACGACAACGGTTGGTTGGTTTGTTCTTAGTCTTGGAGGAGGAAAgtgggggggagggaggcaggggaaccAGGACCCATGGGCTGCCGATCCTGTGTGACAGAGAGGGAGTCTGCACTGGGGGTCTTCCAGCCTGGCGAGGTGCTGCCCACTCATTGGAGCTTGAAGGAGCAGACGCTGAAGCCGCCCTGCACGCTCAGGTAGCTCAGGTGGCTGTGGCCCAGCCTGTTGGGAAAGGTCAGCAGGTGCCCGTCTGGCAGCTTCACCTTGAATCCATCGCTCTCAAAGGTCACGGTGAACTGCGGTGGGAGGGGCGtgtcagggaggcaggaggcccccTGGAAACCAAGGCCGTGCCTGGTGGCGCGAACAGTGCCTGCACTTGTCTAGGCCAGGGTGCCCTACCACCTGGGCTCTCCCCTTATCTTCCTCGGGCCCTTTTCCCTTTTGACCTTACCTTGACCTCTGACCCTGGGCTGAAGCATATGTGATTTTCCCGTTGCTCCTTCCCCCAGCTGTCGCCATCCCGTGAGTTGCAGACGATAGTGGATTCACAGAAGCGTGGGTTGAAATGCAGATTCAGCTTATCTGCCCCCTGGCCCAGATTAATCACAAAGCTGGAGGGGAAGGGGTAGCAGGTGAGGATTAGGGGCCAGGCCTGGGTAAAACAGCTTGGGTCACAGGGTCTTTTTTGACCACATGCTGGAAGAATCACCAAAAAAATGTCATATTAATTGAGGCCTGTGCCATAAAATAAGGGAGGTGACAACCTGGCCAGAATTGGCGCTGCAGTATCACATTCCACTTAAAGCATGGACTTAGGCTCTCCACAGGAGGGTAACTGATAGTGACAGCTTCAGGAATTGGGCATGTCTATCCTGGGAGAGAGAAGTGCCACCCTTAGCTATCTGAAGACCTAATAAGTTTGTCCACAAACAGTTGTCAACCTAAGGTGGTGAGCTCCCTGTCATTAGAGGTATGTGATCAGGGGTTGTGTGACCTCTTGACAGGGTCACAACAGGAGCCTGGGTTAGACCTTGAGGGTCCCTGAGAGCGGGACATTCTGAGTCATGGGGTGGCTTCACTGGGAGGTGTCCCATATGCCTGCAACCTGAGGGACCTGAGTAGGACAGAGGGGTGATTTTCTCTGGGCTCCTACCCCGTGcatctgcctgcccctccccgaCCAAAAGATGATGGATTTGAGTCCCAAGAAAGGCTGAAACCGTTCTGCACGTGGGTGATGCTGAGGGTGACACCTGAGATGGGTGACTGTCCCGTTCTAAGCAGAGGACGCAGATGAGGCCACTTGGCGCCCCCTGGTGACCAGCCCTGGTTTAACATGTGGAGGGGAAGCCTCTGGCCGTCCCTGGGGTGAAGAGTGGGCAGGGGGCTTTCAGTAGAGACCCTTGACCCACAGTGGGCTGGGTAGAGCTCCAGGGGCTTCTCCACCTCCCTCCAGTGTCTGGTGGGCCCAGGAACAGAGCACATGGCGTGAGCTGTGAAATCCTGGGGGTCTCAGACCTGGCCTAGATGTGAAGGCAGGCCCCGCGGGAGAACCCCTGAGGGAGAGCCAGCGAGGATGTCAGAAAGGCCCCCGTGGCCAGAGGGCGCGCTCGCCTCTGACCATCTCACAGGGCTGCCTGCCCGTTCCTGGTCTGTGGACAGTCCCTCCTCCCCCCCGGCCCCCCCTGACCCCCAGCTCACCCTTCGGCGTCGTTGGCGATCTTGCCCTTGATCTTCAGGGTTGTCCCCAACTTCATGTCCATATTCATCATCTCAAATTTCCCCTGAGCCAACAGAGAAACATCCCACGGGAAATCAATCGCACAGCCACCCAGCACTCTTCTCTTGGGGAAGCCCACGCGCGAGCATTGCCCCGTGTGGCCGcaggtctctctccctctgcacgCAGGAGGGCACTGAGCTGGGCAGGGGAAGAGTGGAAAGCCTCGGGTCGAAGCTTTCCAGAGCCCCTGTgcctgttttcttccctctctccaccccagcccaACTAGAAGAGCGGTGGGTCTGGAGGCAGGGCCCAGCTGAAGGAACCTCAGTCTGCCCGTCTGTGCAATGGGTAGAGTGGTCCCTGCTGACCTCACAGCTCCCACATGTGTCCAGGTGATGCGGGCACAGGCGCCCTCGGCAGCATCCCCCAAACAAGGGTTGGTTTGGTTCCTGCACAAACTCGAAGTCACTTTACTAACAGAAGATGACTATACCAGACACCAAGCACACACGGGTCTTGGCCCACCCCAAACCAAGAATCTATAAAACTCCGTAAGGCACGTGTCTGAACACATCCATCAGAGTCCCTCTCCacacctctctttcctcatctgtaaaatgggccaaTTGGATTTCTTCACTCAAAACCAGTTGCTGAGTGCCCGCTCTGTGACAGACACCATCGGAGGTCCTGAGGGTAACAGCCCACATTCAGGCTGGGTGGGAGAAGCGAGATCATGTCTGTGAAGCCCCACGCATAGGGCCTGGCCCCGACGGACGGCCAGTCGAGGGCGGCCATCATTATGGTTCCTCATTGTTGTCATTCGTTTACTCCGTATTTTTCCGTAGGACCTGGGCAGTGTCTGGATTTCGGTACAGCAGGAGCTTCCTGCAGGTGCACTGTGGGTAAAAGGGAGGGTCTCGAAGCTGGGTTTTCAGAGCTCATTACCCAAGACCAAGAAAACCTCCATTTGGCACATCAGTAATGGAAGGGTGTGAGGTCAGGCTGCACAGGATGCAGGAGGCACCGAAGATTTAGAACGCTTTGTGGGAGAACACGTTTACATTGTGGGATTGCTGTTCACGGATATGTTTCCTATggttttttttctggaagaagcGCACCTGAGAAGCCCTGAACCAACTCATGGGCCTGGGACGCGCTGCCAAAAGTCAAAGGCAGCATCCACAGGAGGGTGATCAGTAACCCCCGCTGGCGGCTGCCACCTTTCCACGCAGGAGGAAAGCGATCCATGGTTCAAACGTCGGGGCAGGGTGACCCAGCTCTCCCAGAGTCGTgcatttggaaaggaagaggtgatGCACAGCCCCGGAGAGTGGAGCGAGGCCCTCAGACGCCACGATGCCTTCGAGCAGGTCTCTCAGCCTCAGCCCTTGCCACATTTGGGGCTGGGGGATCgtggtggggctgtcctgtgcatcctAGAGGGtggagcagcatccctggtctctatccACCACACACCAGTAGCACCctctccccagttgtgacaactaaaaatgtctccagatatggccaaatgtcccctgggggcaaaaatCTCCCCATCTTAGAGAAGGCAGGGGGCCTGACCTCTCAGAATGGTGCTCAATGTAACAGCTGGATCGCCGTCTTTAGAGCAAGACAGGCAGGATTAAAattctcctccagcctctcacAAATACATGAGAACTTGACCACCCAAAGAGGTTCAGACGTCATGAGGAACGCCAGGCACCCACAGATACACACTCTGCAACCTGCACACGTCCCCCTGAAGGCGTCACGAGCAGGACAagccctccctgtctccccacaGGACCCTGTGACTGTCGGGGAGGGTCTGGGGTGCGGAGAAGCACCCCCACTCCCTTTGTACCTCCTGGGGGCTGCCTAGCCGAAACAGGAGAACCCAAGCCCCCAaggatggaggtgggggctgCGGGGCAGGAGCACAGACAGGCCAGGGCCGGGGGTATGTCGGGACCAACAGGGATGCCTGTGGGGGTGTGCAGGCCCGGGATCTCCCCACTCAACAAAGTCTGAGGCCcaagagagacagggaggcagaACTGGGGTGGGGCGTGGGGGCAGCTGTCGGTGGCCACTGGCTGAGTGACCTGGGGCCAGCTGCACCCCTTCTGGACCTTGATACCCCCATCTGTAATGTAAGAGGTTGGGACTGGGTGGTCTCTAGAGAAGGAGGACAGAACGGGGAGGGGTGGGATGACCAGGAGAAGGACAGAGTCGGGAAAGTCTCTGGGCCACAAAGGTCCTCCCTGAGAGGCCGAGCGGGGGAGAGCACGATCCTCCACACTTGACCCCCTCCGCTGCCGTTCACAGCCTGCGTCCCATCTGAGCTGGCTTGAATGTGT includes:
- the CDC42EP1 gene encoding cdc42 effector protein 1 isoform X1: MPGPQGAGGAPIMSLGKLSPVGWVSSSQGKRRLTADMISPPLGDFRHTMHVGRGGDVFGDTSFLSNHGGSSRGNHRSPRSFLAKKLQQVRRVGAPPRRMASPPAPSPAPPAVSPIIKNAISLPQLNQAAYDSLVVGKLSFDRSPASSTDGCSGYGPDSGFCTISRLSRSEKPRDRDHESSFPPEPELRRSDSLLSFRLDLDLGPSLLSELLGAMSLSDASAAEAPAPAPALATNPSATATSPLAPATVPPAPATSPPPRGHCPNGVTTGLGPLAEGRASPVGERPLPPADMAPGRQWGAGWGGSHHYTATDARQELVGVLPQTRASWESMDDEWGAPRAGSRAPVPSTVQANTFEFADAEEDDEVKV
- the CDC42EP1 gene encoding cdc42 effector protein 1 isoform X2, producing the protein MPGPQGAGGAPIMSLGKLSPVGWVSSSQGKRRLTADMISPPLGDFRHTMHVGRGGDVFGDTSFLSNHGGSSRGNHRSPRSFLAKKLQQLNQAAYDSLVVGKLSFDRSPASSTDGCSGYGPDSGFCTISRLSRSEKPRDRDHESSFPPEPELRRSDSLLSFRLDLDLGPSLLSELLGAMSLSDASAAEAPAPAPALATNPSATATSPLAPATVPPAPATSPPPRGHCPNGVTTGLGPLAEGRASPVGERPLPPADMAPGRQWGAGWGGSHHYTATDARQELVGVLPQTRASWESMDDEWGAPRAGSRAPVPSTVQANTFEFADAEEDDEVKV
- the LGALS2 gene encoding galectin-2 isoform X2, which gives rise to MMNMDMKLGTTLKIKGKIANDAEGFVINLGQGADKLNLHFNPRFCESTIVCNSRDGDSWGKEQRENHICFSPGSEVKFTVTFESDGFKVKLPDGHLLTFPNRLGHSHLSYLSVQGGFSVCSFKLQ
- the LGALS2 gene encoding galectin-2 isoform X1, which translates into the protein MPGKFEMMNMDMKLGTTLKIKGKIANDAEGFVINLGQGADKLNLHFNPRFCESTIVCNSRDGDSWGKEQRENHICFSPGSEVKFTVTFESDGFKVKLPDGHLLTFPNRLGHSHLSYLSVQGGFSVCSFKLQ